The Terriglobales bacterium nucleotide sequence AAGCATCCCGGCTTTGAAGAGGAGCAGGAATGGCGAGTTATCTTCCAACCCCTCATCACCGCGGAGGAACGCTACTTGTCGACCCAGGAATTTGCGGTTCGGCTGGAAGGCGAAGAGCTCGTCTCGCACGTGGAATTTATGCCGAACGCCAAGGTGGCTCCAAAACGCGGGAAGGAAGGGCCGAAGCTTCCGATCAAGTCCATCACATGCGGACCGAACGTTGCCATGCGTTCTGCGATGAGGGCGCTCGAGATCCTGCTCCGGAACAACGGCTACGAGTCGGTTGAAATCCGGAAGAGTGAGATCCCGGCGAGAAGCTGACCATGAGCCAAGACATCCTCGAAATTCGACCTCCGAAGCCGGACCAGCGCGTCCGCTACGGAGACGATCCGTTCCAATTTGCAGACATCCGCAGGCCTAAGAGGGGAGGTCCCTCGCAGGCTGTGATGATGATTCACGGCGGATTCTGGCGAGCGAAATACGATCTGGAGCACACGGGCGTGTTCTGCGCAGCGCTGACCGATGCTGGATTCACGACCGTAAATCTTGAGTATCGGCGGGTGGGGAATCCGGGCGGCGGTTGGCCTGGGACAGTGGAGGACATCCAGAGTGCATACAAGTTCTTCCGGCAGGATGCAAAGGAGTGGGGCTTCAAGAAAATTGTGGTGATGGGGCATTCCGCAGGAGGGCACCTCGCGTTGTGCCTGGCCGCCAAAGAACCAACGCTGGATGGCGCAATTTCGCTCGCGGGAGTTCTCGATCTCCAGAAGGCTTATGACCTTCACCTTAGCAACGATGCGGTGGTGGAGTTCATGGGTGGCACTCCAGCGCAATCCGCTGACCGCTACCGCGAGGCTTCTCCCTTCGACTTGCGCATCACGGTCCCGCAGGTGGTGATTACCGGCTCTGCCGACGAGGTCGTGCCGCCAGAGTTTTCGCGCCGCTATGTCGCTGAGAAGAGATCAAAAGGCGAGAAGGTGGAGTTGGTCGAGATCGCCGAAGCTGACCACATGGCCATGGTGGATCCGCGAACCAAAGCCTTCCCGGAGATTCTGAAAGCGGTAAAGTCCCTCACGGCGTAGCAGCAGGTCACATCGCGTGCCCGTTAC carries:
- a CDS encoding alpha/beta hydrolase, which gives rise to MSQDILEIRPPKPDQRVRYGDDPFQFADIRRPKRGGPSQAVMMIHGGFWRAKYDLEHTGVFCAALTDAGFTTVNLEYRRVGNPGGGWPGTVEDIQSAYKFFRQDAKEWGFKKIVVMGHSAGGHLALCLAAKEPTLDGAISLAGVLDLQKAYDLHLSNDAVVEFMGGTPAQSADRYREASPFDLRITVPQVVITGSADEVVPPEFSRRYVAEKRSKGEKVELVEIAEADHMAMVDPRTKAFPEILKAVKSLTA